From the Candidozyma auris chromosome 2, complete sequence genome, the window CTCACCTTTCTTTGGCGATTGAGGAAATCCCTCTCCCGGTGGCGCGAAAAGCTTATCCTCTTGTTCCGagtcgtcatcatcatcatcgtcatgttcatcatcatgaTGTCGTGGGCCGTTCTTGTTGTCTTCGTCATCGCTATTCTTCTGCCCACCTCTCTTGAGTGAGAACAGGGACATGTCCAAAGCTGGACCACTTGAGCTGAGTGTTTGACTGGAGGAGCCCACAGCATTAGGATAAATCATGAAATTGTTGTTATACGAGCCTGTCATAACAGAGCGATTGTCACCACCAAATTGCACCTCAAACTTATCAAAAATGGCGTCATTTTCGTAGGTATCACATAAACGATCCCTCAAGTGCTCGTGAACATTGATCGTAGCCACGGGTTTCCTTTCCATGGCCAAATCCCAGAGCTTCACTGTCATGTAGTCTCTTGAAACTATGTAACGGCCGTCGTGGGAGAACTTCACGTCCAGTATAGACGATGTAATTTCAGTGAAAAAATTATGGGAAGCAGGATCCAAGTACTCTTCGAAGATTTTGGCGTGGCTATCACACAAGGAATTGCATCTCATATCCAGCAATTTGATCGTGCCCTTGGACAGGGAATACATGAACAAGTTACAATGCTGAGGGTGGAACTCAGCCGAGGTGATCACCTCGGTGAGCTCTTCCATATTTGTAGGCTTGATGTCGACAATATTAAAAGACTGGTCGGAGATGTCCAAGTTCCACAAGTTGATGCGCAAGTCGTCCAGCGATAGATAAGTTTCCTGGTCTGAGTTGACCGAGATAGAGTTGATATGGTATGCGTGAGCGTTAGAGTatattttctttggctggGCCAGGATCAACTTGTCGTGGAACGTCATTCTCGGCAACTTCAAATCGGCCACATTGATTTTGCCCGACGGCAAGTGGTCCATTCCATTGAGGTTGTTTTCACTTACCAATCTCACCTGTCTCTCCATGATCTTCCACAACTTGATTGTCTTGTCGTTTGTCGACAAGAGATACAACAGGTTGTTCAGCGACCGCAACCACTGAATCTTATtaatcttctcctccacttCCAACGATTTAAGGTAATCAAACTCAGCATCATGACTCTGAAACTCTGTGAAGAATTTATACTCACACaggttctttttgtttccGTTACGTTCGAATAACACCACCCGGCCGCCTTTGTCGCCTGTCGCCAAAAACGTGCCCGTGCTGTCGAACTCGACTGTGGAGATGATATCTGCCTCGGTGATGTTCTCAATATCGCCCTTATCCCCGAAACACTGGGAGAATTTCCAATTGTGGTCCATCGTTACTTTATTTGGAATGCAATGCGATGACGGATTTCTGTCTAAAGTTCTTAGGTTTCAACAACTATCAATGGAGTGCCGATTCACTTTCCTGGTGGGGGTTGCGCCAGATCGGTATGAAAGGTCAAACCAAAAAGAATTATTTCGGCAGCGCTGGTGTTGTTGTGTACAAGGATATACAGGATCTGTTTCGTTTGCAGTGACCAATTTCAGATGTAAACTTTCTTTACTGTTGCAATTGGCTTCCAATGTGGGGGTTAACGGGAAAAAAAGGGTGGTGTTCGCAATTGAAGCTGATGCCGCTATATTAGCCCAGCGAGGACaggacaaaaaaattgcaatagaaagaaagtgagaTTATGGTAGCCAGCAAAAGGCCCATACACCAGCTTGGGGCACCACAACAAGTCTATAGTCATGTAGCCCGAAAATCATAAATTTGAAGTTCATGACGtgatgaaattcaaaagGTCAGCCTGAGAAACACATGGGTGCTTTTATTCCCTGGAGTTTGTGTTTGCGTGGCAAGTTTGTTCGAAACCTC encodes:
- the CDC55 gene encoding protein phosphatase 2A regulatory subunit CDC55, which produces MDHNWKFSQCFGDKGDIENITEADIISTVEFDSTGTFLATGDKGGRVVLFERNGNKKNSCEYKFFTEFQSHDAEFDYLKSLEVEEKINKIQWLRSSNNSLYLLSTNDKTIKLWKIMERQVRLVSENNLNGMDHLPSGKINVADLKLPRMTFHDKLISAQPKKIYSNAHAYHINSISVNSDQETYLSSDDLRINLWNLDISDQSFNIVDIKPTNMEELTEVITSAEFHPQHCNLFMYSSSKGTIKLSDMRCNSLCDSHAKIFEEYLDPASHNFFTEITSSISDVKFSHDGRYIVSRDYMTVKLWDLAMERKPVATINVHEHLRDRLCDTYENDAIFDKFEVQFGGDNRSVMTGSYNNNFMIYPNAVGSSSQTLSSSGPALDMSSFSLKRGGQKNSDDEDNKNGPRHHDDEHDDDDDDDSEQEDKLFAPPGEGFPQSPKKGEDEQEEIILQADKSAFKSKKLGHGEGTTRRRMMSGVGSGGVDNDYIDFKKSILHLSWHPQENSVAIAATNNLYIFSTL